The Litchfieldia alkalitelluris genome has a window encoding:
- a CDS encoding sodium/glutamate symporter, with protein sequence MSVNMIGLSFIILGILLLIGKLIRIKSTIFQKYFIPSSIIGGLLGLLLGPEILGKIISLWKETHVFANGLFPHEIIELWGILPSIFINIIFASLFLGQKIPNIKDIWLTAGPQVSFGQTVAWGQYVVGILLAITILSPLFGMNPMAGALIEISFEGGHGTAAGLGSTFEELGFSEGQDLAIGLATIGVISAVVIGIIIINWGIRRSKTDTLNNPSEMSLENLKGINDKDDRPVAGRLTTSPESIEPLTFHFALIGIAILLGYGLLQGLIYIEEITYANWSEVEIMSHIPLFPLAMIGGVILQKLADRFDNYKLIDRELIKRIQGFALDFLIVSAISTLSISIIGTHLIPFLLLAVAGIAWNILAFVYLAPKMIPRFWFERGIGDFGQSMGMTAAGLMLIRITDSKNKTKAFEAFGYKQLLFEPIVGGGLFTAASVPLIYQFGPLPILILSFILMVIWLLVGFLYFGKKE encoded by the coding sequence ATGTCAGTTAATATGATTGGATTAAGTTTCATAATTTTAGGGATTTTATTATTAATTGGAAAATTAATTCGTATCAAAAGCACAATATTTCAAAAATACTTTATTCCTAGTTCAATTATTGGTGGTTTACTAGGGCTTTTACTTGGTCCTGAAATCCTTGGGAAAATCATTTCATTATGGAAAGAGACTCATGTCTTTGCTAACGGTTTGTTTCCACATGAGATAATCGAGCTTTGGGGTATTTTACCTTCAATATTCATTAATATCATTTTTGCATCACTTTTTTTAGGTCAAAAGATACCTAATATAAAAGATATATGGTTAACAGCAGGTCCTCAAGTATCGTTTGGACAAACAGTTGCTTGGGGACAGTATGTGGTAGGGATTTTATTAGCGATTACGATTTTGTCTCCTTTATTTGGGATGAACCCTATGGCTGGAGCCTTGATTGAAATTAGTTTTGAAGGTGGCCATGGTACTGCTGCGGGGCTGGGTTCTACATTTGAGGAGTTAGGCTTTTCTGAAGGACAAGATCTTGCTATTGGATTGGCTACCATTGGTGTCATATCAGCTGTAGTAATTGGTATCATTATAATAAATTGGGGAATTCGCAGGTCAAAAACTGATACACTTAACAATCCATCTGAAATGTCTTTGGAAAATTTAAAAGGGATTAACGATAAAGATGATCGACCTGTAGCAGGAAGACTAACGACAAGCCCTGAATCAATTGAGCCGTTAACCTTCCATTTTGCTTTAATAGGGATTGCAATATTATTAGGCTATGGTCTTTTACAAGGTTTGATTTACATTGAAGAAATTACATATGCAAATTGGTCAGAAGTAGAGATTATGAGTCATATTCCACTGTTCCCACTCGCGATGATCGGTGGTGTTATTCTCCAAAAATTAGCAGATCGCTTTGATAATTATAAGTTGATAGATCGGGAATTAATCAAACGTATTCAAGGGTTTGCGCTTGACTTCCTGATTGTAAGTGCAATCTCAACACTATCTATTTCTATCATCGGAACTCATTTAATTCCGTTTCTACTATTAGCAGTAGCAGGAATCGCCTGGAATATACTTGCTTTCGTCTATTTAGCGCCAAAGATGATTCCTAGGTTTTGGTTTGAAAGAGGGATTGGGGACTTTGGTCAATCAATGGGAATGACAGCAGCGGGACTGATGTTAATCAGAATTACAGACTCTAAAAATAAAACGAAAGCATTTGAGGCATTTGGATATAAACAATTATTATTTGAGCCGATTGTAGGTGGAGGGTTATTTACAGCTGCTTCAGTTCCTTTAATCTATCAATTTGGACCGTTACCGATTTTAATCTTATCATTTATTTTAATGGTAATATGGTTATTAGTGGGATTTTTATATTTTGGAAAAAAAGAATAA
- the tnpA gene encoding IS200/IS605 family transposase: MNNYRKTNTTISLINYHFVFCPRYRRKIFLQNTVEERFKELVREVCTELEIGIVALECDKDYTHMFLNALPTLSPADIMAKIKGVTSKKLREEFSHLQHLPSLWTRSYFVSTAGNVSSETIKQYVENQKKRQ, translated from the coding sequence ATGAATAATTATAGAAAAACAAACACAACTATTTCATTAATTAACTACCATTTTGTATTTTGTCCCAGATATAGAAGGAAAATATTCCTACAAAACACTGTAGAAGAACGTTTTAAAGAGTTGGTGCGAGAAGTTTGTACTGAACTGGAGATCGGCATTGTTGCATTAGAATGTGATAAAGACTATACCCACATGTTCCTGAACGCACTACCAACACTAAGTCCTGCTGATATTATGGCTAAAATAAAAGGGGTGACTTCGAAAAAGTTAAGAGAGGAATTCTCTCATCTTCAACATTTGCCTAGCTTGTGGACACGTTCGTACTTTGTATCTACCGCAGGAAACGTATCGAGCGAAACAATCAAACAATACGTTGAAAATCAAAAAAAACGACAATAG
- a CDS encoding dihydrofolate reductase family protein, translating into MNYNRKIVLFIAQSLDGFIATKEDSLDWLFKVEGEGDNGYSEFFETIDTILMGKRTYDWILKHEKGQFPYQNKECYVFSRSPLNDTNDVKFINEDIVNFTDNLKKEEGKNIWLVGGGDLLHTFLKENLVDELILTVAPTIIGEGIPLFKVDDYRLNLSLKSTRTFNQFVELHYIVKK; encoded by the coding sequence ATGAACTACAATCGGAAGATCGTATTGTTCATTGCTCAAAGTTTGGATGGGTTTATTGCAACTAAAGAAGACTCTTTAGATTGGTTATTTAAAGTCGAGGGTGAAGGGGACAATGGTTATTCGGAATTTTTTGAAACGATAGACACAATCTTAATGGGCAAAAGAACATATGACTGGATATTAAAACATGAAAAGGGTCAATTCCCATATCAAAATAAAGAATGCTATGTGTTTTCTAGATCACCATTAAACGATACGAACGATGTTAAATTCATTAATGAAGACATTGTTAACTTTACGGATAATTTAAAAAAAGAAGAGGGGAAAAATATCTGGCTAGTTGGTGGTGGAGACCTATTGCATACGTTTTTAAAAGAAAATTTAGTCGATGAACTGATTTTGACAGTTGCACCAACAATCATAGGCGAGGGAATCCCATTATTTAAAGTAGATGATTATCGCTTAAATCTTTCTCTTAAAAGTACTAGAACGTTTAATCAATTTGTAGAATTACATTACATAGTAAAGAAATGA
- a CDS encoding amidohydrolase has translation MSKQDLIDWIQRHEFRFTDMAQQIWDHPQVAYEETFASQLQMATLKEVGFKVTTDVGGVSTAFIAEYGIGSPIIGILGEYDALPGLSQAVNAVREEIIQSGPGHGCGHNLLGTAGVEAVIALKEIMEQEGIQGTIRYYGCPAEEVLSGKTFMARAGVFDDLDCALTWHPGTANFVVNMKMQAMVSIKFHFSGITAHAAGAPHAGRSALDAVELMNIGANYLREHTLDGTRIHYVITNGGLAPNIVPDKASVWYYLRASSKGEVEAMLQRVHKIAEGAALMTETQVQHEILAFAYDTLPNDVLNDLMFENMKITGSPLFTEREQEFAQELVDTVDSTIVESSRKLFGNTPDELLPPGYYNLPQLRGTTMGGSTDVGDVSWIVPTGQVMTTCAPVGVQAHSWQATASYGSSIGYKGMHFAAKTMALTAYDLLLNPTFIEQARNEFMINTEGQRYKPGIPDYVQPPAAKKPQNSSSNLVRM, from the coding sequence ATGAGTAAACAAGACTTAATAGATTGGATTCAACGACACGAATTCAGATTTACAGATATGGCTCAACAAATTTGGGACCATCCGCAGGTTGCATATGAGGAAACATTTGCTTCTCAATTACAAATGGCCACATTAAAAGAAGTAGGTTTTAAAGTGACAACTGATGTTGGTGGAGTTTCAACGGCGTTTATTGCAGAGTATGGAATCGGTTCCCCTATTATAGGAATTTTAGGTGAATATGATGCACTACCTGGTTTATCTCAAGCCGTAAATGCAGTTCGAGAAGAGATTATTCAGAGTGGACCAGGACATGGGTGTGGACATAATTTACTTGGAACTGCAGGCGTTGAGGCAGTGATCGCATTAAAGGAGATTATGGAGCAAGAGGGAATTCAAGGGACGATCCGCTATTATGGATGTCCTGCTGAGGAAGTATTATCTGGTAAAACATTTATGGCACGTGCAGGTGTTTTCGATGATTTAGATTGTGCATTAACCTGGCATCCTGGGACTGCGAACTTTGTGGTTAATATGAAGATGCAAGCAATGGTTTCAATCAAATTTCATTTTAGTGGAATTACTGCACATGCAGCAGGAGCTCCTCATGCAGGTAGAAGTGCTTTAGATGCTGTAGAATTAATGAATATTGGTGCGAATTATTTAAGAGAACACACTTTAGATGGAACGAGAATCCATTACGTAATAACAAATGGAGGCCTCGCTCCAAACATTGTACCTGATAAGGCCAGTGTTTGGTATTACTTAAGAGCATCTTCAAAGGGTGAAGTGGAAGCAATGTTACAACGTGTACATAAAATTGCTGAAGGCGCAGCATTAATGACTGAGACTCAAGTCCAACATGAAATATTAGCATTTGCTTACGATACTCTTCCAAATGATGTATTAAATGATTTAATGTTTGAGAATATGAAAATCACAGGATCACCTCTTTTTACGGAGAGGGAACAAGAGTTTGCTCAAGAGTTAGTTGACACTGTTGATTCTACTATTGTCGAATCATCAAGAAAGCTGTTTGGAAACACACCAGATGAACTATTACCTCCAGGATACTATAATTTACCTCAACTAAGGGGAACTACAATGGGAGGATCAACAGACGTGGGTGATGTAAGTTGGATCGTTCCAACTGGTCAAGTAATGACAACATGTGCACCAGTGGGTGTACAAGCACATTCTTGGCAGGCGACTGCCTCCTATGGTTCATCCATTGGCTATAAGGGGATGCATTTTGCAGCGAAAACAATGGCTTTAACCGCATATGACTTGCTATTGAATCCCACTTTTATAGAACAGGCAAGAAATGAGTTTATGATTAATACTGAAGGACAGCGATATAAGCCAGGAATTCCTGATTATGTACAACCACCAGCAGCAAAGAAACCACAAAATTCTTCTTCAAATCTTGTTAGAATGTAG
- a CDS encoding HIT family protein, which translates to MGEVCFICNKHKGSIPTTGEPIFEDDYVYVGHIDNNSKPNYLGHIMIDLKRHIPTLAEMIPEEAKSLGVMMARLSKALKDVEKAEHVYALVSGNSVPHLHMHIVPRYPSTPEQYWGPILAFAVYESPNARMDPNLEVIELCKRIKLYFEDNPYE; encoded by the coding sequence ATGGGGGAAGTTTGTTTTATTTGTAATAAACATAAGGGGAGTATACCAACAACTGGTGAGCCCATCTTTGAAGATGACTATGTTTATGTTGGTCATATTGATAATAACAGTAAACCTAATTATTTAGGGCATATTATGATAGATTTAAAGAGACATATACCTACTCTTGCAGAAATGATTCCTGAAGAAGCAAAGTCATTAGGAGTGATGATGGCTAGATTAAGTAAAGCACTCAAAGACGTTGAGAAGGCTGAACATGTCTATGCTCTTGTCTCTGGTAATTCTGTTCCCCATTTACATATGCACATAGTTCCACGCTATCCGTCCACGCCTGAACAATACTGGGGACCCATCCTTGCATTTGCAGTTTATGAATCTCCAAATGCAAGGATGGATCCCAATTTAGAAGTAATAGAGTTGTGCAAAAGAATTAAATTATACTTTGAGGACAATCCATATGAGTGA